The following are from one region of the Juglans regia cultivar Chandler chromosome 10, Walnut 2.0, whole genome shotgun sequence genome:
- the LOC108985605 gene encoding nuclear transcription factor Y subunit A-3-like → MPRFTANCPLWWNSDVHRIPPALSVNACLKAGSPPQLCHDAKHLGLQLPIQESTTNQLTGQSHPKAGAAGGSNSQDQCISSESDGDEGCVRDVEGQKKPFLLNNPYIICNPSQVAHNYLMSRVSHAYAEPCLLTTYRLPAIIQPEMVGRVPARVPLPLDFSDDGPIYVNPKQYHGILRRRQSRAKLEAKTKVVKTRKPYLHESRHRHALNRVRGSGGRFVSTRKLHNPDPAATDLLSSKTMSEFDSHRYAGGQDTTCSNITLISNSNDNNTFQLRDPRFSGISPLMGGSMQCNGGLVSGGTQHCASVVR, encoded by the exons ATGCCCCGTTTTACTGCTAATTGTCCATTGTGGTGGAATTCCGATGTACATCGAATTCCACCAGCTTTATCTGTAAATGCATGCTTGAAAGCAGGATCTCCTCCACAACTTTGTCATGATGCAAAGCATTTAGGTCTTCAACTACCGATCCAGGAATCAACCACAAATCAGTTGACTGGTCAATCTCACCCCAAAGCAGGTGCTGCGGGAGGGAGCAATTCTCAAGATCAATGCATTTCATCAGAATCTG ATGGAGATGAAGGCTGTGTCAGGGATGTGGAAGGTCAAAAGAAGCCTTTCTTATTGAATAATCCATATATTATTTGCAATCCTTCACAAGTTGCTCACAACTATTTAATG TCTCGAGTGTCACATGCCTATGCCGAGCCATGCTTGTTGACTACTTACAGACTACCAGCTATT ATTCAGCCCGAGATGGTGGGGAGAGTGCCTGCACGAGTCCCACTGCCACttgatttttcagatgatgGACCCATTTATGTCAATCCGAAACAGTACCATGGAATTCTTAGAAGGAGGCAGTCACGTGCAAAGCTTGAGGCTAAAACAAAAGTTGTCAAAACTCGAAAG CCATATCTTCACGAGTCACGGCATCGTCATGCATTAAATAGGGTTAGGGGATCCGGTGGACGCTTTGTCAGCACAAGAAAGCTTCATAATCCTGATCCGGCCGCCACTGACTTGCTTTCAAGTAAAACTATGTCTGAGTTTGATAGTCATCGATATGCGGGTGGTCAAGATACCACCTGCTCCAACATCACACTTATCTCCAATAGCAATGATAACAATACGTTTCAGCTGCGAGATCCTAGATTCTCAGGCATCTCTCCCCTCATGGGTGGATCCATGCAATGCAATGGAGGCCTTGTGTCTGGTGGCACCCAGCACTGTGCTTCAGTCGTCCGGTAA
- the LOC108985608 gene encoding phospholipid:diacylglycerol acyltransferase 1-like isoform X1 has translation MSFPRRRKAPKTQNSELHEIDGENEDDDDDKKRNPKTNLRKDKRWSCVDSCCWLIGCICSIWWFLLFLYNAMPASFPQYVTEAITGPLPDPPGVKLLKEGLKVKHPVVFVPGIVTGGLELWEGHQCAEGLFRKRLWGGSFGELYKRPLCWVEHISLDNETGLDPSGIRLRSVSGLVAADYFAPGYFVWAVLIANLARIGYEEKTMYMAAYDWRLSFQNTEVRDQTLSRIKSNIELMVATNGGKKVVVIPHSMGVLYFLHFMKWVEAPAPMGGGGGGLDWCAKHIKAVMNIGAPFLGVPKAVAGLFSIEAKDIAIARAFAPGVLDKDVFGLQTFQHMMRMTRTWDSTMSMIPKGGDTIWGGLDWSPEGDFNCSAKKLKNNDTQTADQSGKGSLGSTKRVNYGRILSFGKDVADIHSFEIKRVDFRQGAVKGNNLINTTKCDAWTEYHEMGIEGVKAVADYKVYTAGSILDLLHYVAPKLMARGDAHFSHGIADNLDDPKYEHHKYWSNPLETKLPNAPDMEIYTMYGVGVPTERAYVYKLTPAAECYIPFQIDASAEGGSENPCLKGGVFSVDGDETVPVLSAGFMCAKGWRGTTRFNPSGIRTYIREYDHAPPANFLEGRGTQSGAHVDIMGNFALIEDVIRVAAGATGEDLGGDQVYSDIYKWSEKINLQL, from the exons ATGTCGTTTCCGAGGCGCAGAAAGGCCCCAAAGACTCAAAACTCAGAGCTTCACGAAATTGACGGCGAAAACGAGGACGATGACGATGACAAGAAGAGGAACCCGAAGACGAATCTCAGAAAGGACAAGAGATGGTCTTGCGTGGACAGCTGTTGCTGGCTCATTGGGTGCATATGTTCGATTTGGTGGTTTTTGCTGTTCCTGTACAACGCAATGCCAGCGTCGTTTCCCCAGTACGTGACGGAGGCGATAACGGGACCGTTACCGGACCCTCCCGGCGTGAAGTTGCTGAAAGAGGGCTTGAAGGTGAAGCACCCGGTGGTGTTCGTCCCTGGAATCGTTACCGGCGGTCTTGAGTTGTGGGAGGGGCACCAGTGCGCTGAGGGCTTGTTTAGGAAGAGGCTTTGGGGTGGGTCGTTCGGGGAATTGTACAAAAG ACCATTATGCTGGGTTGAGCACATATCACTGGATAATGAAACTGGACTGGACCCGTCTGGTATAAGGCTCAGATCTGTATCTGGACTTGTCGCAGCTGATTACTTTGCACCTGGTTATTTTGTCTGGGCTGTCTTAATTGCCAATTTGGCTCGCATTGGATATGAGGAGAAAACAATGTATATGGCTGCATATGACTGGAGATTATCATTTCAAAACACTGAG GTCAGAGACCAAACTCTAAGCAGGATAAAAAGTAATATAGAACTCATGGTAGCTACAAATGGTGGAAAAAAGGTGGTTGTTATACCACATTCAATGGGTGTTCTGTACTTTCTGCATTTCATGAAATGGGTTGAGGCACCAGCTCCAATGGGTGGTGGTGGCGGCGGGTTGGATTGGTGTGCTAAGCATATAAAAGCGGTAATGAACATTGGTGCACCCTTTCTAGGTGTTCCAAAAGCAGTTGCAGGACTTTTCTCTATTGAAGCAAAGGATATTGCTATTGCCAG GGCTTTTGCGCCGGGTGTTTTGGATAAGGATGTTTTTGGTCTGCAAACTTTTCAACATATGATGCGGATGACCCGCACATGGGATTCAACCATGTCAATGATACCAAAAGGCGGGGATACTATTTGGGGTGGCCTTGATTGGTCACCTGAAGGGGACTTTAACTGTAGTGCAAAGAAGCTCAAGAATAATGATACCCAAACTGCAGACCAAAGTGGGAAGGGGAGTCTGGGTTCTACAAAAAGAGTAAATTATGGGAGGATCCTATCATTTGGGAAAGATGTAGCTGACATACATTCCTTCGAGATTAAAAGAGTGGATTTCCGG CAGGGTGCTGTCAAGGGTAATAACCTTATAAATACAACCAAGTGTGATGCATGGACAGAGTACCATGAAATGGGTATTGAGGGTGTCAAAGCTGTTGCAGATTACAAAGTTTACACAGCTGGATCAATTTTGGATCTGCTTCATTATGTTGCCCCCAAGTTAATGGCGCGTGGTGATGCTCATTTTTCACATGGAATTGCAGACAATTTGGATGACCCTAAATATGAACATCACAAATATTGGTCAAACCCGTTAGAAACGAA ATTACCAAATGCTCCAGACATGGAAATCTATACCATGTATGGTGTTGGAGTCCCCACAGAAAGAGCATATGTGTACAAATTAACTCCTGCTGCGGAATGCTACATTCCCTTTCAGATAGATGCGTCAGCAGAGGGTGGAAGTGAGAATCCTTGTCTAAAAGGTGGGGTGTTTTCTGTTGATGGGGATGAAACCGTTCCCGTTTTAAGTGCAGGTTTCATGTGTGCAAAAGGTTGGCGGGGAACAACCCGTTTCAACCCTTCAGGCATTCGTACATACATAAGGGAGTATGATCATGCCCCTCCAGCTAATTTTCTAGAGGGCCGTGGCACCCAAAGTGGTGCTCATGTTGATATAATGGGTAATTTTGCATTGATTGAAGATGTTATAAGAGTTGCAGCAGGGGCTACTGGAGAGGACTTAGGTGGGGATCAAGTTTACTCTGACATTTACAAATGGTCCGAAAAGATCAACCTACAACTCTAG
- the LOC108985608 gene encoding phospholipid:diacylglycerol acyltransferase 1-like isoform X2 has protein sequence MSFPRRRKAPKTQNSELHEIDGENEDDDDDKKRNPKTNLRKDKRWSCVDSCCWLIGCICSIWWFLLFLYNAMPASFPQYVTEAITGPLPDPPGVKLLKEGLKVKHPVVFVPGIVTGGLELWEGHQCAEGLFRKRLWGGSFGELYKRPLCWVEHISLDNETGLDPSGIRLRSVSGLVAADYFAPGYFVWAVLIANLARIGYEEKTMYMAAYDWRLSFQNTEVRDQTLSRIKSNIELMVATNGGKKVVVIPHSMGVLYFLHFMKWVEAPAPMGGGGGGLDWCAKHIKAVMNIGAPFLGVPKAVAGLFSIEAKDIAIARAFAPGVLDKDVFGLQTFQHMMRMTRTWDSTMSMIPKGGDTIWGGLDWSPEGDFNCSAKKLKNNDTQTADQSGKGSLGSTKRVNYGRILSFGKDVADIHSFEIKRVDFRGAVKGNNLINTTKCDAWTEYHEMGIEGVKAVADYKVYTAGSILDLLHYVAPKLMARGDAHFSHGIADNLDDPKYEHHKYWSNPLETKLPNAPDMEIYTMYGVGVPTERAYVYKLTPAAECYIPFQIDASAEGGSENPCLKGGVFSVDGDETVPVLSAGFMCAKGWRGTTRFNPSGIRTYIREYDHAPPANFLEGRGTQSGAHVDIMGNFALIEDVIRVAAGATGEDLGGDQVYSDIYKWSEKINLQL, from the exons ATGTCGTTTCCGAGGCGCAGAAAGGCCCCAAAGACTCAAAACTCAGAGCTTCACGAAATTGACGGCGAAAACGAGGACGATGACGATGACAAGAAGAGGAACCCGAAGACGAATCTCAGAAAGGACAAGAGATGGTCTTGCGTGGACAGCTGTTGCTGGCTCATTGGGTGCATATGTTCGATTTGGTGGTTTTTGCTGTTCCTGTACAACGCAATGCCAGCGTCGTTTCCCCAGTACGTGACGGAGGCGATAACGGGACCGTTACCGGACCCTCCCGGCGTGAAGTTGCTGAAAGAGGGCTTGAAGGTGAAGCACCCGGTGGTGTTCGTCCCTGGAATCGTTACCGGCGGTCTTGAGTTGTGGGAGGGGCACCAGTGCGCTGAGGGCTTGTTTAGGAAGAGGCTTTGGGGTGGGTCGTTCGGGGAATTGTACAAAAG ACCATTATGCTGGGTTGAGCACATATCACTGGATAATGAAACTGGACTGGACCCGTCTGGTATAAGGCTCAGATCTGTATCTGGACTTGTCGCAGCTGATTACTTTGCACCTGGTTATTTTGTCTGGGCTGTCTTAATTGCCAATTTGGCTCGCATTGGATATGAGGAGAAAACAATGTATATGGCTGCATATGACTGGAGATTATCATTTCAAAACACTGAG GTCAGAGACCAAACTCTAAGCAGGATAAAAAGTAATATAGAACTCATGGTAGCTACAAATGGTGGAAAAAAGGTGGTTGTTATACCACATTCAATGGGTGTTCTGTACTTTCTGCATTTCATGAAATGGGTTGAGGCACCAGCTCCAATGGGTGGTGGTGGCGGCGGGTTGGATTGGTGTGCTAAGCATATAAAAGCGGTAATGAACATTGGTGCACCCTTTCTAGGTGTTCCAAAAGCAGTTGCAGGACTTTTCTCTATTGAAGCAAAGGATATTGCTATTGCCAG GGCTTTTGCGCCGGGTGTTTTGGATAAGGATGTTTTTGGTCTGCAAACTTTTCAACATATGATGCGGATGACCCGCACATGGGATTCAACCATGTCAATGATACCAAAAGGCGGGGATACTATTTGGGGTGGCCTTGATTGGTCACCTGAAGGGGACTTTAACTGTAGTGCAAAGAAGCTCAAGAATAATGATACCCAAACTGCAGACCAAAGTGGGAAGGGGAGTCTGGGTTCTACAAAAAGAGTAAATTATGGGAGGATCCTATCATTTGGGAAAGATGTAGCTGACATACATTCCTTCGAGATTAAAAGAGTGGATTTCCGG GGTGCTGTCAAGGGTAATAACCTTATAAATACAACCAAGTGTGATGCATGGACAGAGTACCATGAAATGGGTATTGAGGGTGTCAAAGCTGTTGCAGATTACAAAGTTTACACAGCTGGATCAATTTTGGATCTGCTTCATTATGTTGCCCCCAAGTTAATGGCGCGTGGTGATGCTCATTTTTCACATGGAATTGCAGACAATTTGGATGACCCTAAATATGAACATCACAAATATTGGTCAAACCCGTTAGAAACGAA ATTACCAAATGCTCCAGACATGGAAATCTATACCATGTATGGTGTTGGAGTCCCCACAGAAAGAGCATATGTGTACAAATTAACTCCTGCTGCGGAATGCTACATTCCCTTTCAGATAGATGCGTCAGCAGAGGGTGGAAGTGAGAATCCTTGTCTAAAAGGTGGGGTGTTTTCTGTTGATGGGGATGAAACCGTTCCCGTTTTAAGTGCAGGTTTCATGTGTGCAAAAGGTTGGCGGGGAACAACCCGTTTCAACCCTTCAGGCATTCGTACATACATAAGGGAGTATGATCATGCCCCTCCAGCTAATTTTCTAGAGGGCCGTGGCACCCAAAGTGGTGCTCATGTTGATATAATGGGTAATTTTGCATTGATTGAAGATGTTATAAGAGTTGCAGCAGGGGCTACTGGAGAGGACTTAGGTGGGGATCAAGTTTACTCTGACATTTACAAATGGTCCGAAAAGATCAACCTACAACTCTAG